The genomic window tgttttatctcttatattctttttaacattctcctctcacgaactttctatttaccaacttcaataagaccacaaaccaagtaatgacccaatattagaatcatgcttgatggtctacaatctctatctctttttaaaaacttttccttcttatatacaataattataacaacgaaatcttagatgtatgttgtggtaggaatgactttagatgaatgttgtggtaggaatgttttacattctttcaatcatatagggtaaatgcgtCCATGCATTCttacccactttatttcacttatgatcacaagcacctctccaaaagaacttaagcaagaagggatggagctctagctaggtggtaaccgaattagagcaaaatcttaaacctacttaaagtcttaagagaacactaaagtgatttcaaaatgatttcacaagtttttcaaatggtatttactattttcactttttcctcaaaacatttcacattttcaaacaattcttcaagaaccttttcaaaagtttgaaactttaaactttcaatattttctacaccggaTATAGAAtcgaaaagatgtttaagttaaaacgaactgcatcaatgataaacatattccttgggttgattaccctcGGTAAAGGCACCAgaaacggtcaatcctcgtaccgacgggcgagtccctttctttcctctttcagaacaaaaacctcatttttctggagcactccaaaactaatgaaaattttgggatgcaaacataGTCCACAAACCGTGCTTGAGTgcatttaaagagaaaaagaacaacgGGAAAGACCCACCATCCATCACCCTCCCTATTTCTGCATAGGAAAAAAAGAGGATCACAAGTTATAACCAGAAACACAATTTCACAAAtgacaatgaaaaagattgaaggCTTTAAAGCATATTATATGATCATCAGAGCAATCAAGGTCGGCTTTTAACAACTAAGAACTCGTCTAACGGAAGAATTAACAGCCTGACCATGTCAACCGTGCCAACCCAAAATTTCTTGTTGAAGTTAATGTGTTGAACTGGACTTAGACAAGGCAATGTCGACGTTATTACGACGGAAGATTCCTAAAGGCTGCCTAGTTGAAAGTAGATATTCTGAAGGTTGGACTTTAAGGGCCCAGTTTGCAACTTCTTACAATAACTGGACAAGCAAAATTACAGCACTATTGTTGATTACATTCACTGGACCTGGTCATACTTTCTCACAAGTTAGTTTGGCCTTGATATCTGACGTTTGACAACAAATGACCCATCATAAAAGTCAGTATGAGCTTATACCATATATCCACAACCGCAACCATCTGCTTAGTTACTTGGTATAATCTCCTAGATTAAGACAAACTATAAGGATCGTTGGATAGATACCTTCCAAATGTCTGAGCACTCATAGTTTGAGAAGATTTTTGTAGGAACCCGTAATAAACAAGGCCACAAATGAAAGATACCAACTGCATTAATGCCAAAAAATTTGTCAGAGATCTCCACAGCCCACATTCATGGGCTACTAAAAGAAAGCTAGCATGAGAAGCCTTGTATAATTGAAAATCAACTTCATCAAGATATTGCTTACATTCATACCGGGTTTCCTAAAATGTACTTCAAGTTAGAAGCAGAACACATGtataaaaaaccaaaacatgcaaaaagaCATACATAAACTAAATATTTCCTCATATCTACGTATACCACCAAAACCACAAAAGACAATAAAGTATAAACTCATAAAATAACAAGGTAgacaaatataatattaaaaattgaaGAGAATATAAAGCAGCAACTTTCTAAGATAATTATATTTCCCGTATTGGCAGCTGCTGCAACTAAAATACCAGTAGCAAATGCAGGATTAAGTTGCAATGTTGCTAAGATACCAGTAATATATTCAACCATTCTCCTTACTAATGGAAAGCATAAAGCCACATATAAGCACACAAAAAAATGGTACATAGTTGTATATATCATGTAATTCAATATTTCCAAACCAATATTACAAAACTACTATAAAAAGAGGAGCATATATGACAATGTACTTACGATGTTGGAAAGAGAAGTAGCATTCCATAAAGCATAAACCCGTGCAAGAGAAGATCTTTGAGTGACTGAAATGTCCATCTgcaatttaacatgaaaaaaaaaatttaataaaaattaacatgtgCTTGTCAGCATAGAATACGAagcattaattaaaaaaatttaccataatAAGCATGCACTTGATTAACATTCCTCGTCAAAACAGTGCTCTGCATCATGAGAACTGTAACAAAGACACTTATTAATTTAAGCACACtattatgttaatatgtataaACTATGAAGCATGAACATCTTACCTTTCACACAAGTTGCTtgcatcacgaatccaactttGTGTGCAGATTAATGATTCTATACTTTCAGGCGTAgttgaacatcgataatcattaataaTTCTTCCTGATGTACTGAATGCAGATTCTGAAGCAACTGTAGATACAAGAATAGCTAACACATCTCGAGCCATCTTTGCTAGAATTTtatatttgctttcatttgtcttccaccaagataatatgttgaacTCTATAGTAGGTGAAATTTCTTCTATTGGATCAAGCAAATATTTGTCTAGATCTGTGTGAACCACTACAGGAGATATAGAGTTGACACATGTTTTAAACCCATATCTAGACACACTTTATACTCTTCCCTTGCAATCAAGGTACTAGTGGATGCATTGGCCCTTTCCAAACCACACGTGTCACTATCCTCATACATATTTCTGTACTcagcatacaattcatgaagagtGCTCTctataatttcatatttcactATTGCATCAGGTTTATCTAAATTGCCAAGCAAATACTTGAAGTATGACAACTTGAACTTAGGATCCAAAACAGCTGCAATTGCGAAGAGAATATTGTAGCCCTTAAAgtatttgtcaaacttttcttgcattttgcatgCCAATGCCCTTATATGTACATTTGATGTTCCACAATGCCTATACAAATGATGATAAATTGAtacaatttcttcaaaaacaataTTAGCTGTTACCTGCTTGGTGGTAGATAATAGATGTGTTGCATCGTAGAAGACCTTTAAGAACTAACATAAATGAGATGCATGAGACCACTCATCCTCAGAAGGCAAACATGTATAACTAGGATCACACGatgccaaatgttgaaagacatctttgaataataatgcatctctcaacattataaatgtagaattccaTCGAGTAGGAACATCATAGTTTAAGTACCCTAATGTCTGTTGTGAGgaccacatatcaaatgtcaatgataCTCGCTGCACTTGGTTATTTAGAACTTCTTGATATCTCTTTCTTTCAGTCAAAAACATTGATTGTACCTCTTTTGTAAGTGTTCTCCTAGAAATTGGCACAAACCTTGGATTGCACATCTTTAGAAGATCGTTAAGATATTCATATTCTGCAATACTAAAACGAAGTGCATGCATTATTGTCAACTTAGCCAAACCTTTTCTTATATTGTCCATATCAAATTTGTCACTTTGTAGACCTACATTTGAAGCACCAGATTCACCAACTCCAAATGACAACATTCGTTGTTTTTCATCAAGTATTTGTTTTCTGACACATGTATCTCTATGTCGTTTTAAGTAGCTCGTACCACTACTATTATGTGCAGTAAATCGTTcaccacaatgtttgcatttcGCCCACTTTTTTCTATTAAATTCTACTAATTTGAAGTCATTCCAAACTATTGAgtatctttttctcttggatTGAACGTCTTTTTCAGTACATGTAAAAGATTCATCTTCTTCTACATCTGCCATCGGACGATAGTCTTCATCCCCAATGTTAGATGACATGACTTACTATTTGAATGAAATCCGAACAACCTAAACATAGAGTCATAGGGAAACcaattacaaaaattcttaCAAGAGGGATTCACAGAAACTTCCCATAAACTAGAGGCTCTTGCAAGTTATACATttcagaaattgaaaatatagaaTTGCAATGAGCAAACAACAAAGCATAAGCTAAAAAACTAACTTCTTCATCAAATCTACAATTAGTAATCAGAATTAGATTTCAACCCCTTAACCGTGAACATCCATTTCAACAATGTCAACCAGATACAATAGATTAATAAATGCTTGTGCTAACAAAATGGTTTGGACTATTTCTTCCCCTTAAGTAGGTATAAAGTTTGGTATATTTGTTAGTGTTTATGGCTAAGCACGGatgcttttcttttatgaaCTATGTCGGTGATGTAAACTTATATATCTAGGGTTTCAAGGATTGTGTACTTTCATGTATGTATCATAATTTCAAGTAGGATGTCTCTGTAGGCATATTCATGTATTATTGCAACACTTGTCACTtcgtaaaaagtaaaaacagtGACGTCATCAGATGAGATGCTCACCCAAGAACTCCATTCTATTGATTAATCATGTGATGTGAGATCTACTCCCGAATTCCAATTATGACCCATATCCTGAAATTTGTTTCAGGAAACACATTCATCTATGCAGTTGAAAATCAAGTTGAGCGTGATCATATCCTGAAATCTGTTTCAGGAAACACATTCATCTATGCAGTTGAGAATCAAGTTGGGGGTGATCCTATCCTGAAACTAACCTACACTTGATGACTTGACCAGACTTAATGGGTTCCTAGTAAGCTGCCTGACCTAGATGACTATTAATATTCCCTTGGGTTATATTGTGTTAAGATTTTCAACTTTATGTAGGAAAATTTTTCGAGCCACTCCTAAAGAATCATTAGTTAAAAATATACCCAATCTTTTCATACCTCTAAAAACAAcgcttaagtttttttttcttttatgatgaACTGAAAAAGTTTGTAAATTGTCAGTTCATCTGTGTCATGTGTTAAGTTGGTGTAGAATCCCCATTTTACCTTTTAAAAGCATAATTCTTTGTTGCTGGTTTTCTCCCCTCGCTCAGTGTgaatttatatacatatataggcAAATGGAATAGTGAGTTAGAGTCATTCAGCTACCGAGATAATTAATCAATTGAGGGTTCGTTTGAATATCAAGTGGGCTGCTATCAGGGTGACCGTCAACACCCAACCCGAGCGAAGATCAGCTGTACTCCTATCGTCCCATGGCTGCTAACAAAATCGGTATCAATCATTTATTAGTTGAGGCGAGATCAGCTTGCTGTAGCTAGGATATAGTGCCCATGGCCGTCAGAGTGTGAAGCAGAAGAAATAAACAATGTGGAAACCAAAAACGTAGTGTCTAGGAAATATCTCTCTATATCCTACAGGTATTTCATTGTTTACAGAACAAACAGGcattgaatttagatttgacACGAGATTTTTCATGCTAGCACACTTTTGCATAAAACTGAAATAACAACGAAAAAAAGGATGCATCAATTCTGCAGCGTGTACCTTGAAAAGGGCGACGGTGGAGTGGACCAGTGGCGGAGCCGCGAAAGGGCGAAGGTGGCCCAGTTGTGGAGCGGAGACAGCGGTGGCGGTGGCACATGGTAGTCTTCGTCTCTCCTTGTCTCTGCCTCGTTCAACCGATGGAAAATGCGAataggggaaaaaaagaaggcgCAGCCGgcagaaaatgaaatgagaattgaGAAATCTCTTGACCAGACCTAACGGgccgtcgggccgggccagaATCATGAccgggcccgacccgttaaGAACTCGGGCCGGGCTGCGCTCACTCATGTTGGGCCCGATATCAAAATTTCTTTACCCAGACCCGGCTCGGcagcggcccggcccgacggcCAAGCCTACTCATTGGTCGATTCGAAAGATTTCagaatataaaatttatatgaCCCAATTTTGGTTGTATTTAGAGAAAATGACCTAATATTTGAGAAATTGCCGCACCCGCAccacccccacccccaaccccaaccccaacaacgaaaaaaaaaagaaaaagaaaacgacaCGCGGCATCCCCCTTCCATGTGAAAGTTACTTGCGATTTCTCTAATATTAGGTGGTCATTATTCAATACATCAAAAATTGGTCCGCCGTTTATATGTTCCTAAAGCTTTTTCCCTCTACTGGGAGTCTGCTCACTAGAGAGAGTAGGTCAAACTATCCGGTAAGAACATCGGCAAACCTCTCCAAAGCAAAGGCATGCAATGCACGATCTATTGTGATGATGTTTATGGGAAACTAAAAGTTTTATTTCTAATAGAAACAAATTTCagacaccaaaaaaaaaattatttacttATACAGATCTTTTCTAGAGGCACAAAAGCCGCTTTCTAGAATCGAAGTTGTCGACAGTTTTCACGTCggtaaattttttgaaagaatgCCCTAAATGTCTCGGTACGCTACAAACTGCAACTCCTTGTATATGATGCCTAAAGACAATGTCACTTCGGTTTAAGTTGCAAATAAATTTCATTACAACTGAGATTGATGTGCACTACAAGATATCCTTCCCcgtatatttttatttctccattttttaaaatcatggATTGACAAACGAGAATGAAGATGAGTGGAGATGGCCACTCACTGGACCAATAAAACTGCACATCACAAGAATCAGTTGATAACTCCATTTCCATTACTTGCCTTCTTCTCTCAGCTTCAGTCATTGGTTCCAACCGGTATTCTACTTGTACCGACAATAACAATCACAAGATAGAATGCACTCATGAAAACACACCCACTGATACGCACATGCAAGCTTCTAACATAATATGACTGATAATTTCAATCAACCAAACTTGGCCTTTTAACACTACAAAGTATCCATCTTCCTGCAGACTAGTTGCAGGGACTATTCCAAAAGTTGCAGCAAATATATTCCATTGCCCATGATTTAATGGCCTCACAAAGTGGTCAAACTGGACAAGTTCAGACAAGAAGCTGCATAACCAGCAAAAAGAATCACTACACGTACAGTTCAAAAGGTTCTGAATCCAAAATGTTTAAGGTTCCGTCGTTCTGAACATTATACATTTTCTTGTGGACATCCAAAGAATTGAAAGAAACCACCAAGTACCGTGGCTAAAGCTTGGGGGGCAGGAGCGTAGCCGcttgttcttctcttcttattttctcaaaatgacTATTTACAACAAGAATACATATCGACACTCATTCGGAAAGGACTATTGTTACTGACCATTAAGTTACTACAATCAGCCGCCCAAGGCCTCGTTTTTCACCAAATAAATGATTTGAATGAGTAAAAAAATCAGGCTGAAGAATAATAATTTAAGAAAAATTGGTTTCTTTAAAGCCAGCATTTTTAGACCGGTGACGTCGTGAGCctgttttcctctctctcacacGCTTTGTTGGCAACTTTCTAACTGGATTTCTCACAACCACCCTGTCATTCACAAGCGGCGTTGCTGGTGGTCTTGGTAGGTTCACATGGCGATCACCAGTCACAACTGGCAGTAACCTGGCAGCTGCAGCCCTCATCGCATTTCTCTGCTCTAACACATCTCTATGGTATGCCTGCAATAAATTTGGTTGCCAACTGTATTAAGGAAATGGATTTAAAATATACAAGATACTGAATACCCATAATAGCAGTTTTTCCATTTTGTAGAATGGTTGACAGAACTTCAACTGACAGAACCAAAGAATTCTTAATCATTTGCCATATAGTTAATGAACAAAAGGAAGTCTAAATTCAGGATTCTGAGATTAGCACAATAGTTCATTCTGGAAAATCTGGTCAGCAGTCCTATAAAAATAACAATGGCGTGCTTCACCGCTTCTATCTAAAACAAACAAGCTTCTAATGAACTTGGACAAACCAACATTAGTGACATGGAAACTTGTCTGTTTCTCCAACACGTCCTACAATTGATTAATAGAACTAAGTAAAAgaaccccaaattttttttttttttacattgatgAGTGGGCAGAAGCCACTGGAAAAATGGCCTTGTGATAGACGCTAGTTACTAGAGACACATTGTGAGCCCTACAACAACCATATGATGATTTTAACCACTTAAAATATAGAAATCCTCTGGAGTCTAAATCATGCCATAAATGTAAGGCTTGCTTCAAGGTGTTCCTTAGTTGTTAAGGCATGGACTAGTCCACACCTAGGCATCGCCTAGGCGTGAGTCCACACCcgtcgcctaagtccatcacttaggcagCAGATGTTAGACTGGCGCCTAGGTgcacctaggctggactaggcgctagcacgcctagtccatgggaaggtgaaaagtcatCTTACCTTCAAATTAAgtcctgtaattttattatacagTGTTATATcgtatatacttatattatatgcagttatattatataatttctgTTCTTTAAAAGTACAGTTTGCTGTAcgttaattacatattctatatcaactcatcaagGGGAAGTTCCAGCCATACGTTGAGtacatattctataaaaccaatggatttctgtatatatcttatgtgctctaaaacatattttgtggaacctatgccagccttcttacccatgttaaaacctaggtttatggtaaaaagaccaccagtttctcttgtttagtgcATGTCTAGTAATCAGAGAAATACATGCAGACCTCACTTTTGCAACCTGAAtacagatttattttctcatttgtgaGGTGTTTTCtgtgttatatgtatactataTGTTCAATGTACAATCTGTGCttctgttgtaaacttgtaatgtatattACATGTACTGATTGGATACGagttttgtttgaaattattcaaatgaaatagtctataaggtcTACaactgaaatagtctataagaaatgcaagcattgtccagtatataaacaagaataatgtgttttcttttgtgtatcaaactaaggcatcAATTAGAACAGGACAGCACAGTTTTCCAGTCatgaaaacaagaacaaaacagtttttcatgttttactttttggctttacttatgaagtataatcattcaattaaaaaaaaaaacagaacattttttcaagttttgccTTGGCACGGCTAGTCGCGCCTAGGCGCTATGGCTGCCTGGACATACATGTAAAATTACCAGTTTATCTATCAATTTTTATGAACTAGTGTACCTGGATTACGAAGTTGCGTCTCTCACAGTCCAAAAACATGTTAATGCCCCAATTCACTTTGGATATGAACTTGTCTCTTACAGTTGAAAAGCTTAGCTGGTCCCTGGAAGTGAAGCGATCAACTTCGTTGAACCACAGACAAGTGAACAGGTTGGTAACGGGGATGTGCTCTCTTATAATCACACACCCCTCTGGGACATCTGAGAGTAACATATGAACACGTCATTTGGCTTTTCTGTTCGTGAAACTAGAGGCAGAAAGAAATGTTACATATACCAACTTACCACTAGTTATAGGAAGCTTGGCAGAAGAATATGGGCTCAATCCCTCCTTCTTATagaattcaacttgtgcatCAATGGAGGCATTGTCGTACTTTCCTGCAGCTTTGTTAGCCTCTGCTTCCTCGAAGACATCGAAGCGCCTGTAATGCCTAGAGATTGCAAAAGTGGCATTTGTCCTCCACAAGAATCTacaagagaataaaaaatcaTATCAGAGAACATAATCAGAAAATAACTGGTAGGATTAATTCTTTTAACTGCATACTTTCATGCATGAATGAGTTCCGGCAAGTGGACCTTTTTGTTGATATTAAGACCTCATAGCAAACCATGTGACACTGCTGTTTTGCAGtcttttttgtttctagaaAATCATCGTCATCATAACATCACCAGTGATTAAAAACTCAACAAGTCGACTAATTGACTCAGCTTGGTTCAGCCCCAACCAGGTCAACTCAGTGGGGAAACTTGTTTGTGTCTGAGACTCGGCAGAAACTCATGAATCAGAGGATTCACGAGCTATGCCACATGgattcttcaaaaaaggggcagCACCCGCATTGACACAATGCGAGTGCCAGAATAGACAAGGGCACAGCTCCGACAAGGACCCCAACCATCTCTTATTTGCTTAGAatccccctctctttttttatttacagtaatcaaagtaaaaaaaaagacaggtTAAGCTAAGAAAAAaccaatataatatatatataggtatattatattatgaatacatatatttatataatatatatatatataataaatataaatatattataccctcgccgcacccgtgcacccaagttttttgagatgtgccacACAAGCACCCGCATCGGCACCTATACGCCcccatccatgtgacatagttcaCGAGTCACCCAAGACTTAGGCGAGCTTTGTTTCAATCTTTTAGAGAACTCAATGACTCTTTTGGTCGACTTGGCTGACTTAATAACGAGTCACGAGCGTTTAAAACTAGACCAATTAAGTTCAACGGCACAAttgtagaaaaagaaagaactagGCTTATGCTCATTTGTCCTTGAAAATAAGAAACCCGAGACTAGGGTTTTGTTGCATGTTTCTTCTTTGCATCTCTGATGAGTGTCGGCAAAACCTtacacctatgtcacatgggtacaggcTACGTGACACGGGTACGTAGATTCAATCCACTTACCCGCTCTGGTGTGCCGGTACGTAGATCTGGGTATGGCAAATGGGTGGGTACAGGTTGGGATCGGGTCTGGGTACGTTCGAGTTTATATCAAACTGAAGTCGAGCTCTGCACTTTACTAGCGTTTTCTGCAGCAGAGTAAGTTCGGCAACTATGGTCGGCGGCGACGATGACGTCCGGCAACCCACGGCGACGTCCGGTGGTGTCCGACGGTAGGTaggtaagtgtttttttgttcttatcaaTATTAGAACTtagggtttcattttcttgatttgggtttttttttttttttttggatttgccgatttgaggatgtttttgtttgaagattggacggttaatCCATCGATCTTGAGCCTTAACTCTTGTTCAATGCTATGGATGATGGATTTAGCAGACTTTATTTTTGTGGACGTGCAAGTTATAGTCTTGCGGCTCTTGAGTTTTGCCTGATCTTCCATATAATCAATAGAAATGTTAGTTGAATGTTGCTGAGTGTGCATGCGTTCGTTCACTGAATTCATGTTTAGGTATTGTATCTGCAGTGGCTTTGATTGTTATAAGGTGTGGTGCTTCGACGATGGCTTTGTTTGCATGATTTTTCTATCGGAGTCTATCTACAGTCACCAGGGCAGTCAGCCTTTGGAGTCTATCACAGTCTACAGTTATTCTGATACAATGAACCTCAAGAAATGTCCGTAATATAATTGGAATGACGTATATGCTGGTTTCACATTTATGTCAACTTTGCAGATATTTTAAGTTGTAATGCTTCCTTACGCACTTATAATGTTGAGATGTTTCCCAAAAACTGCTTGGTAACTTATTCTTTTGTTCATTAGTATCGATTTTGTTGAACTattgtgtatttttttattccttcaattttctgttcattatatctttttttgcatctttttattatttttattgagaCTTTCTTACAACTTACGAGGTTGTCAGAGTgaactattattttttttttcattttatcagtTTTGAGAATATTAAAATTTGTAGTACCCGCATAcccatgattttcaaaattgccgtgtccgtacccgtaccatacctgcacccgtgtgacatagggtACAGGTATGGGTGCTGGTATGGTATGGGTGCAGAGCAATTTTTAAAGAGTTGGGTACAGGGATACATAATCATAAGATTTTAGTTAAATGAACACATAAATTCATTGTTTACatccataaaaaatatattactgaccaaacaatattaaaatatctaaaaaatgcaaaaattaagGCTGCCATGTCCCTGCACCCATGCCGACATGACTTTTTAGCCGTACCCACGTTTCATAGCCCAACAGTGATTAGGCAGCTGCTGTGATCATCAATCAGATTCTGGCAACTACATAAGTGAGAGAAGCTGATTCCAACAATATTAACGTCCATCAACAAGGAATCTGACAGCTAGTTTGTAACTTTTGACCTTGATAGATGCCAGTTTCTAGTGACTACACTGCAAGAACAGTATATCAAATGACTGCACCAATGGGAACAGTTAATTCAGCAACATCTGAGATACGTGTTGCTGTTCTTTTTTTCACTGATTCAGTATTTCACTGTCTCCCCATTCTTTTCCCAACCATATTTctggcatctctctctctctctctatatatatatatatatatatatatatatatatatacatatatacatatatatatatatactctctttTATACTGTTTTtaattattagtttttctttgtattgCTTCTGGACTCAGCAAGCTAGGATAACTATTACGAACTTATGCATGTGCAATCGATTCGTCAGACAACAGAATAATGTAAACCATCAGAAGCAACAATACCGCTCGAGAATTTGGTATGGATCTCTGACAAGCTCTAGTTTCCCATCAATCCATATAGAAAAGCGAACATTAGGGAAGAGCCGATGCAGCAATAGCTTTGGGACCTGCCAACAATAATGACATTCAGAAGTAAACCAACCTGTgtaaattaaagtttcaaagaGACAATTATTTCAAAAGTTATAGCGGATGGAGACAAATAAAACAGAGTCTTGGAGAATGTGAACATGACAAGTAGCCATTGCTAGAAGTAACTAAACATTGTTCCAAAGAACGGGAAGAAACTTAAAACGAGAGATCACAAGAATTATTTA from Nymphaea colorata isolate Beijing-Zhang1983 chromosome 6, ASM883128v2, whole genome shotgun sequence includes these protein-coding regions:
- the LOC116256444 gene encoding uncharacterized protein LOC116256444 isoform X1; translated protein: MLIKCMLIMMDISVTQRSSLARVYALWNATSLSNILVSFICGLVYYGFLQKSSQTMSAQTFGRNREGDGWWVFPVVLFLFKCTQARFVDYVCIPKFSLVLECSRKMRFLF
- the LOC116256444 gene encoding uncharacterized protein LOC116256444 isoform X2, with the translated sequence MCHRHRCLRSTTGPPSPFRGSATGPLHRRPFQVLMMQSTVLTRNVNQVHAYYDGHFSHSKIFSCTGLCFMECYFSFQHLGIFHLWPCLLRVPTKIFSNYECSDIWKK
- the LOC116256444 gene encoding uncharacterized protein LOC116256444 isoform X3 translates to MQATCVKVLMMQSTVLTRNVNQVHAYYDGHFSHSKIFSCTGLCFMECYFSFQHLGIFHLWPCLLRVPTKIFSNYECSDIWKK